The genomic stretch TTCTTCGCCCATCGCGATGAATACCAGACCCGCATCAAGTGGGTGTACGAACTCTTCCCGCGCCTGTGGGAGCGCCGCATTCAGCGTGCGGGCACCATGTCCGGCGGTGAACAGCAGATGCTGGCGATTGGCCGCGCGCTGATGAGCCAGCCGCGCCTGCTGCTGCTGGATGAACCGTCGCTCGGTCTGGCGCCGATCATCATCCAGCAGATATTCGACACTATCGAGCAGCTGCGCAAAGAGGGGATGACCATCTTCCTCGTTGAGCAGAACGCCAACCAGGCGCTGAAGCTCGCTGACCGTGGCTACGTGCTGGAGAACGGCCGCGTGGTGCTGGAGGATACCGGCGACGCGCTGCTGGCGAACGAAGCGGTGCGGAGCGCGTATTTGGGCGGATAGGTAAAAGCAAAAAGGCAACGCAAGTTGCCTTTTTTAATGTTTTCTCCCTCTCCCCGTGGGTGAGGGCACCAGACAGCACCCAAACCAACCTCCCCCTTCACACAACCATCATCCCCCTGACGCCTGGCTGTCACTTATCTGTAAACAAACAGTTATTTTTCTGTAATTCGAGCATGTCATGTTACCTCGCGAGCATAAAACGCGTGATATCGCGCATCCGGCACAATAAGAGAGATGACAATGACATCGTTACGACACACAGCTTTGGGTCTGGCACTGGGTCTGGCTTTTGCGACGAACGCAATGGCTGTCACCACCATTCCGTTCTGGCATTCCATGGAAGGGGAGTTGGGTAAAGAAGTTGACTCCCTGGCGCAGCGTTTCAACGACGCCCATCCGGATTACAAAATTGTGCCGGTGTACAAAGGCAATTACGAGCAGAGCCTGAGCGCGGGTATCGCCGCCTTCCGTACCGGCAACGCGCCTGCGCTGTTGCAGGTTTATGAAGTGGGTACCGCCACCATGATGGCTTCCAAAGCCATCAAGCCGGTCTATGAAGTGTTCAAAGAAGCGGGCATCAACTTCGATGAGTCGCAGTTCGTGCCGACCGTAGCGGGTTACTACACCGATTCCAAAACCGGCCACCTGCTGTCCCAGCCGTTTAACAGCTCCACGCCTGTGCTGTACTACAACAAAGACGCCTTCAAAAAAGCCGGTTTAGACCCGGAGCAGCCGCCAAAAACCTGGCAGGACCTGGCGGAGTACACCGCGAAGCTGAAAGCGGCGGGGATGAAGTGCGGCTACGCCAGCGGCTGGCAGGGCTGGATCCAGATTGAAAACTTCAGCGCCTGGCACGGCCTGCCGGTTGCGACCAAAAACAACGGCTTCGACGGTACCGACGCGGTGCTGGAGTTCAACAAGCCGGAACAGGTGAAGCACATCGCGCTGCTTGCCGATCTTAACAAGAAGGGCGACTTCAGCTACTTCGGACGTAAAGACGAATCCACCGAGAAATTCTACAACGGCGACTGCGCCATTACCACTGCCTCGTCCGGCTCGCTGGCGGATATCCGCCACTACGCCAAATTCAACTACGGCGTGGGCATGATGCCATACGACGCTGACGTGAAGGGTGCGCCGCAGAACGCCATCATCGGCGGGGCGAGCCTGTGGGTGATGCAGGGTAAAGACAAGGGCACCTACAAAGGCGTAGCCGAGTTCCTCGACTTCCTGGCCAAGCCTGAAAACGCCGCCGAATGGCACCAGAAGACCGGCTACCTGCCGATCACCAAAGCCGCGTACGACCTGACCCGCGAGCAGGGCTTCTACAGCAAGAACCCAGGGGCGGACATCGCGACGCGTCAGATGCTGAACAAGCCGCCGTTGCCGTTCACCAAAGGCCTGCGCCTGGGCAACATGCCGCAGATCCGCACCATCGTGGATGAAGAGCTGGAAAGCGTGTGGACCGGGAAGAAAACGCCACAGCAGGCGCTGGATTCTGCGGTAGAGCGCGGCAATCAACTGCTGCGCCGCTTTGAGCAGTCGACCAAATCGTAAAAAAATGCCCGGTGACGCGCAGCGTTCCGGGCTTACGGATTAATGCGGCCTGATGCCCTCACCCCAACCCTCTCCCACAGGGAGAGGGAGAAAACCGAAATCGCCAGGAACCAAATCTCAATGTCATCATCCCGTCCGGTGTTCCGTTCCCGCTGGCTTCCGTACCTGTTGGTCGCGCCGCAGCTGGTCATCACCGTTATCTTCTTTATCTGGCCTGCGGGCGAAGCGCTGTGGTACTCGGTACAAAGCGTCGACCCGTTCGGGCTTTCCAGCCAGTTTGTTGGTCTGGACAACTTTACCGCGCTGTTTCATGACAGCTACTACCTGGATTCCTTCTGGACGACGATGAAGTTCAGCGCGCTGGTCACCGTCAGCGGCCTTGTCGCCTCGCTGTTTTTCGCCGCGCTGGTGGACTACGTGGTGCGCGGCAGCCGTATTTATCAAACCCTGATGCTGCTGCCTTACGCCGTGGCTCCCGCTGTCGCCGCCGTGCTGTGGATCTTCCTGTTTAACCCGGGGCGCGGGTTGGTTACCCACTTCCTGGCAGAGTTCGGCTACGACTGGAACCATGCCCAGAACAGCGGTCAGGCGATGTTCCTGGTGGTGTTCGCCTCGGTGTGGAAGCAGATCAGCTACAACTTCCTGTTCTTCTTTGCCGCGCTGCAGTCCATTCCGCGCTCGCTGGTGGAAGCCGCGGCAATTGACGGCGCAGGGCCCATTCGTCGTTTCTTCAGGCTGTCGCTGCCGCTGATCGCCCCAGTGAGTTTCTTCCTGCTGGTGGTTAACCTCGTGTACGCCTTCTTCGATACCTTCCCGGTGATCGACGCGGCGACCGCAGGCGGCCCGGTGCAGGCGACCACGACGCTTATCTATAAGATCTATCGCGAAGGCTTTGCGGGGCTGGATCTCTCCGCCTCTGCCGCGCAGTCCGTCGTGCTGATGTTCCTCGTCATCATCCTCACGGTGGTGCAGTTCCGCTATGTTGAAAGTAAGGTGCGCTACCAATGATTGAGAACCGTCGCGGGCTGACGATTTTCAGCCATACCATGCTGATTTTAGGGATCATCGTCATCCTGTTTCCGCTGTACGTGGCGTTTGTCGCCGCCACGCTGGACACCAAAGCGGTGTTCGACACGCCGATGACGCTGATCCCAGGCACGCATCTTTTCGAGAACATGAAAACCATCTGGACCCAGGGCGTGGGCGCCAACAGCGCGCCGTTCTGGCTGATGATGCTCAACAGCTTCATCATGGCGTTCGGCATTACGGTCGGCAAAATCACGGTGTCGATGCTCTCGGCCTTCGCCATCGTCTGGTTCCGTTTTCCGCTGCGCAACCTGTTTTTCTGGATGATTTTTATCACCCTGATGCTGCCGGTTGAGGTGCGTATATTCCCGACGGTGGAGGTGATTGCCAACCTGAAGATGCTCGACAGCTACGCGGGCTTAACCCTGCCGCTGATGGCCTCGGCGACCGCCACCTTCCTGTTCCGCCAGTTCTTTATGACCCTGCCGGACGAGCTGATTGAAGCGGCGCGTATCGACGGCGCGTCGCCGATGCGCTTCTTCCGCGACATCGTGCTGCCGCTGTCGAAAACCAACCTTGCAGCGCTGTTTGTGATCACCTTTATCTACGGCTGGAACCAGTACCTGTGGCCGCTGCTGATTATTCAGGACGTTAACCTCGGCACCGCCGTGGCGGGCATCAAAGGCATGATCGCCACCGGCGAAGGCACCACCCTCTGGAACCAGGTGATGGCGGCGATGCTGCTCACCCTTATCCCACCCGTAGTTATTGTTTTAGCCATGCAGCGCGCGTTTGTCCGCGGCCTGGTCGATAGCGAGAAATAAGATGGCAGGTTTAAAACTTCAGGCAGTAACCAAAAGCTGGGACGGCAAAACCCAGGTGATTCAGCCGCTCACGCTCGACGTGGCGGACGGGGAATTCATCGTGATGGTCGGCCCGTCCGGCTGCGGCAAATCCACCCTGCTGCGCATGGTGGCGGGGCTGGAGCGCGTGACGTCGGGGGATATCTGGATTGACCGCCAGCGCGTCACCGAGATGGAGCCGAAAGACAGAGGCATTGCGATGGTGTTCCAGAACTACGCCCTCTATCCGCACATGAGCGTGGAAGAGAACATGGCCTGGGGGCTGAAAATCCGCGGCATGGGCAAAGGCCATATCGACGAGCGCGTAAAAGAAGCGGCGCGCATTCTGGAACTCGACGGCCTGCTGAAGCGCCGCCCGCGGGAGCTCTCCGGCGGCCAGCGCCAGCGCGTGGCGATGGGGCGCGCCATCGTGCGCGACCCGGCGGTATTCCTCTTCGACGAGCCGCTGTCTAACCTCGACGCCAAGCTGCGCGTGCAGATGCGTCTTGAGCTGCAGCAGCTGCACCGTCGTCTGAAAACAACCTCCCTGTACGTGACCCACGATCAGGTCGAAGCCATGACCCTCGCCCAGCGCGTGATGGTAATGAACAAAGGCATCGCCGAGCAGATTGGCACTCCGGTGGAAGTGTACGAGAAACCGGCCACCCGCTTTGTGGCGAGCTTTATCGGCAGCCCGGCAATGAACCTGCTGGAAGGGCGTATCAGCAGCGCGGGCACGCATTTTGAGCTGGAAAGCGGGATGGCGTTGCCGATCAACTGGTACTATCGTGGCTACGCCGGGCGTAAGATGACGCTCGGTATCCGCCCGGAACATATCGGTTTAGCCTCTCAGGCGGAAGGCGGCGTGCCGCTGGTGATGGACACGCTGGAGATGTTGGGTGCAGATAACCTGGCGCACGGGCGCTGGGGCGAACAAAAAATGGTGGTGCGCCTGGCACATCAGGAGCGCCCTAAAGCCGGCAGCACGCTGTGGCTGCACCTGCCGGAAAACCATCTGCACCTGTTTGACGGTGAAACAGGACAACGAGTATGAGCAACTGGCCTTATCCCCACGTCGTCGCCCACCGGGGCGGCGGTAAGCTGGCCCCGGAAAACACGCTGGCGGCGATTGACGTTGGCGCGCGCTACGGTCACACGATGATCGAGTTCGACGCCAAGCTGTCGAAAGATGGCGAAATTTTCCTGCTGCATGACGATAACCTCGAACGCACCAGCAAC from Enterobacter dykesii encodes the following:
- the livF gene encoding high-affinity branched-chain amino acid ABC transporter ATP-binding protein LivF, with product MEKAMLTFDKVNAHYGKIQALHDVSLHINQGEIVTLIGANGAGKTTLLGTLCGDPRATSGRIVFDGKDITDWQTARIMREAVAIVPEGRRVFSRMTVEENLAMGGFFAHRDEYQTRIKWVYELFPRLWERRIQRAGTMSGGEQQMLAIGRALMSQPRLLLLDEPSLGLAPIIIQQIFDTIEQLRKEGMTIFLVEQNANQALKLADRGYVLENGRVVLEDTGDALLANEAVRSAYLGG
- the ugpB gene encoding sn-glycerol-3-phosphate ABC transporter substrate-binding protein UgpB — translated: MTSLRHTALGLALGLAFATNAMAVTTIPFWHSMEGELGKEVDSLAQRFNDAHPDYKIVPVYKGNYEQSLSAGIAAFRTGNAPALLQVYEVGTATMMASKAIKPVYEVFKEAGINFDESQFVPTVAGYYTDSKTGHLLSQPFNSSTPVLYYNKDAFKKAGLDPEQPPKTWQDLAEYTAKLKAAGMKCGYASGWQGWIQIENFSAWHGLPVATKNNGFDGTDAVLEFNKPEQVKHIALLADLNKKGDFSYFGRKDESTEKFYNGDCAITTASSGSLADIRHYAKFNYGVGMMPYDADVKGAPQNAIIGGASLWVMQGKDKGTYKGVAEFLDFLAKPENAAEWHQKTGYLPITKAAYDLTREQGFYSKNPGADIATRQMLNKPPLPFTKGLRLGNMPQIRTIVDEELESVWTGKKTPQQALDSAVERGNQLLRRFEQSTKS
- the ugpA gene encoding sn-glycerol-3-phosphate ABC transporter permease UgpA, with translation MSSSRPVFRSRWLPYLLVAPQLVITVIFFIWPAGEALWYSVQSVDPFGLSSQFVGLDNFTALFHDSYYLDSFWTTMKFSALVTVSGLVASLFFAALVDYVVRGSRIYQTLMLLPYAVAPAVAAVLWIFLFNPGRGLVTHFLAEFGYDWNHAQNSGQAMFLVVFASVWKQISYNFLFFFAALQSIPRSLVEAAAIDGAGPIRRFFRLSLPLIAPVSFFLLVVNLVYAFFDTFPVIDAATAGGPVQATTTLIYKIYREGFAGLDLSASAAQSVVLMFLVIILTVVQFRYVESKVRYQ
- the ugpE gene encoding sn-glycerol-3-phosphate ABC transporter permease UgpE, which encodes MIENRRGLTIFSHTMLILGIIVILFPLYVAFVAATLDTKAVFDTPMTLIPGTHLFENMKTIWTQGVGANSAPFWLMMLNSFIMAFGITVGKITVSMLSAFAIVWFRFPLRNLFFWMIFITLMLPVEVRIFPTVEVIANLKMLDSYAGLTLPLMASATATFLFRQFFMTLPDELIEAARIDGASPMRFFRDIVLPLSKTNLAALFVITFIYGWNQYLWPLLIIQDVNLGTAVAGIKGMIATGEGTTLWNQVMAAMLLTLIPPVVIVLAMQRAFVRGLVDSEK
- a CDS encoding sn-glycerol-3-phosphate import ATP-binding protein UgpC, with the protein product MAGLKLQAVTKSWDGKTQVIQPLTLDVADGEFIVMVGPSGCGKSTLLRMVAGLERVTSGDIWIDRQRVTEMEPKDRGIAMVFQNYALYPHMSVEENMAWGLKIRGMGKGHIDERVKEAARILELDGLLKRRPRELSGGQRQRVAMGRAIVRDPAVFLFDEPLSNLDAKLRVQMRLELQQLHRRLKTTSLYVTHDQVEAMTLAQRVMVMNKGIAEQIGTPVEVYEKPATRFVASFIGSPAMNLLEGRISSAGTHFELESGMALPINWYYRGYAGRKMTLGIRPEHIGLASQAEGGVPLVMDTLEMLGADNLAHGRWGEQKMVVRLAHQERPKAGSTLWLHLPENHLHLFDGETGQRV